The following are encoded together in the Onychostoma macrolepis isolate SWU-2019 chromosome 03, ASM1243209v1, whole genome shotgun sequence genome:
- the LOC131536689 gene encoding zinc finger protein OZF-like, with translation MEHEETEEQRGFMEQIEESEELSEGEEKNHHVKTEEKSFRRAKNSCPQTGKRLPNKQSLKLHMRVHGGEEMHTCDQCGKSFAYKGSLKKHMRIHSGEKPHTCDQCGKSFTRKDNLKEHIKIHTGEKLYSCDQCGKSFACNVNLKIHMRIHTGEKPHICDRCGMSFARKSNLKTHMIIHSGEKPHTCDQCGINFTQKGNLKTHMKIHTGEKPHICDQCGKSFTRKGHLKLHMRIHTGEKLYSCDQCGKSFTQKGHLKLHMRIHTGERPYSCDQCGKSFTDARTLKLHLHSHSGERPFYCDQCGKTFTSAPILRVHLKIHTKEKPHVCSLCGKCFSVLSVLKEHQKRHSGVKEHMCFDCGKTFVNAAELRKHQTVHTGEKPYKCSHCDQRFHLPGYVKTHERIHTGEKPHTCDQCGKSFTQKGNLKIHMKIHNRDKPHVSHTYSTLKLHVHSHCGQNLFNCDQYSKRTKSNYV, from the exons atggAACATGAAGAGACCGAAGAACAaagag gcttcATGGAACAGATCGAGGAGAGTGAAGAACTGAGTGAAGGAGAAGAGAAAAATCATCACGTCAAAACTGAAGAAAAGTCATTCAGGAGAGCCAAAAATTCTTGCCCTCAGACTGGAAAGAGATTACCAAACAAACAAAGCCTTAAACTTCACATGAGGGTTCATGGTGGAGAGGAGAtgcacacatgtgatcaatgtggaaagagttttgcaTATAAAGGAAGCCTGAAGAaacacatgaggatccacagcggagagaaaccacacacatgtgatcagtgcgggaagagtttcacacgaaAAGATAACCTTAAAGAACACATAAAAATCCACACAGGAGAGAAACTGTActcatgtgatcagtgtgggaagagttttgcATGTAACGTAAACCTTAAGAtacacatgaggatccacactggagagaaaccacacATTTGTGATCGGTGTGGGATGAGTTTTGCACGAAAATCAAACCTCAAGACACATATGATAATCCACAGCGGAGAGAAAccacacacatgtgatcagtgtgggatCAATTTTACACAAAAAGGAAACCTGAAGACACACATgaaaatccacactggagagaaaccacacatttgtgatcagtgtggaaagagttttacacgAAAAGGACACCTTAAGTtacacatgaggatccacactggagagaaactgtactcatgtgatcagtgtgggaagagttttacACAAAAAGGACACCTTAAGTtacacatgaggatccacactggagaaagGCCGTActcatgtgatcagtgcgggaagagttttaCAGATGCGAGAACTCTTAAATTACATCTGCATTCGCATTCTGGAGAAAGACCATTTTACTGTGACCAGTGCGGGAAAACTTTTACATCAGCTCCAATCCTAAGGGTTCACCTGAAAATTCACACAAAAGAAAAGCCTCATGTATGTTCTTTGTGTGGAAAGTGTTTTAGTGTGCTGAGTGTCTTAAAAGAACACCAGAAAAGACACAGTGGTGTGAAGGAACATATGTGCTTTGATTGTGGGAAGACCTTTGTTAATGCTGCTGAGCTGAGAAAGCACCAGacagttcacactggagaaaagccttacaagtgttcacactgtgaccaGAGATTTCATTTGCCAGGATATGTGAAAACAcacgagaggatccacactggagagaaaccgcacacatgtgatcagtgtgggaagagtttcacgcAAAAAGGAAACCTTAAGATTCACATGAAAATCCACAATAGAGACAAGCCACATGTTTCACACACGTACAGCACTCTTAAGTTACATGTGCATTCTCACTGTGGACAAAATCTATTTAACTGTGATCAATACAGTAAAAGAACAAAGTCAAACTATGTGTGA